A stretch of the Uranotaenia lowii strain MFRU-FL chromosome 3, ASM2978415v1, whole genome shotgun sequence genome encodes the following:
- the LOC129755637 gene encoding uncharacterized protein LOC129755637 has protein sequence MARKRLILLLLICGTLLLPLVSPVAGDLMQDLSNGVRMAGKFFGIDTISDVANLVAKGFANRNPAAPGAPGAGPGPEQPEADTGSGPNASSSQQQQQQAASMMMLVSRLIGLDGGKLGALVMNALIFVAHVIATNFGTFKKAQLDQPAASSKPDEPSSILHSESPLDWLLNNPPKQFRSLLNSVKDGNLTDYLEQDLAELREAPDDQSGCIKLLMCKIKPFIQKMQQVVLDRVNANRDEEQAEQLEPEEPPSVAEIIYKSVPSLQDFKTNSARCEKQFRHCVRMYS, from the exons ATGGCCCGGAAACGTTTGATCCTGCTGTTGTTAATTTGTGGCACATTGCTGTTGCCTTTGGTGAGTCCGGTTGCCGGAGATTTGATGCAGGATCTGAGCAACGGGGTTCGAATGGCGGGCAAGTTTTTCGGCATCGATACCATCTCGGATGTGGCGAATCTGGTGGCCAAAGGGTTTGCAAATAGAAATCCGGCTGCCCCAGGAGCTCCGGGAGCAGGACCGGGACCGGAACAACCGGAAGCTGATACTGGAAGCGGTCCCAATGCTAGTAGCagccaacaacagcagcaacaggcAGCCTCGATGATGATGCTGGTGTCCCGGCTGATTGGCCTGGACGGTGGCAAATTGGGGGCCCTGGTGATGAATGCTTTGATCTTTGTGGCTCATGTG ATCGCAACAAATTTCGGAACCTTCAAGAAAGCCCAGCTGGACCAACCGGCAGCAAGTTCGAAACCGGACGAACCAAGCAGCATCCTGCACTCGGAGTCCCCACTGGATTGGCTGCTCAACAATCCTCCGAAGCAGTTCCGTTCGCTGCTGAACTCGGTCAAAGATGGTAACCTGACTGACTATCTAGAGCAGGACCTGGCCGAGCTGCGGGAAGCCCCGGATGACCAGTCCGGTTgcataaaacttttgatgtgtAAAATAAAACCGTTCATCCAGAAAATGCAACAGGTGGTCCTGGACAGAGTGAATGCAAATCGGGACGAGGAACAGGCGGAACAGCTGGAACCGGAAGAGCCCCCGAGTGTAGCAGAGATTATTTACAAAAGTGTGCCCTCGTTGCAGGATTTTAAGACCAATAGTGCCCGGTGCGAGAAGCAGTTTCGGCATTGTGTGCGAATGTATAGCTag